Proteins encoded in a region of the Bacillus methanolicus genome:
- a CDS encoding LiaI-LiaF-like domain-containing protein translates to MKNQRIFPGIILIGFGAYFYLQQANITVFQEFYTWPTLLMIVGLGFLGQGYWAKDYEAILPGVILLGFGLHFHVVNRLAIWPDHIGAFIMIISLGFFLRYQKVGTGLFQGVLFLILAALLLFYDKITGWFGHLENNVSMAWKFWPAALVLIGFYLIIFKKN, encoded by the coding sequence GTGAAAAATCAACGTATTTTCCCTGGTATCATCTTAATTGGCTTCGGGGCTTATTTTTACCTTCAGCAAGCCAATATTACGGTATTTCAAGAGTTTTACACATGGCCAACATTACTGATGATTGTCGGTCTGGGCTTTCTGGGACAAGGCTATTGGGCAAAAGATTATGAAGCGATCTTGCCAGGTGTTATTTTGCTCGGATTCGGACTGCATTTTCATGTTGTAAACCGCCTGGCCATATGGCCCGATCATATTGGCGCCTTTATCATGATTATTTCTTTAGGCTTTTTTCTGCGCTATCAAAAAGTTGGTACAGGATTATTTCAAGGCGTGCTATTCTTGATTCTTGCAGCATTACTCCTGTTTTACGACAAGATTACCGGCTGGTTCGGCCATCTTGAAAACAACGTTTCCATGGCGTGGAAATTTTGGCCGGCTGCCCTTGTGTTGATCGGATTTTATTTAATCATTTTTAAAAAAAATTAG
- the spoVID gene encoding stage VI sporulation protein D, whose amino-acid sequence MSQGNLSSLRFSLEESVWFQKGQEVEELVSISLDPNITIQENEQYVTIQGTLELSGEYKRYQTEETVEEETVSAARFIHSVEEREEGICEFLHRFPVDISIPNNRIQSVYDIDVVVESFDYLFPERSCMKLTADLKISGLYGEQQKVPVSDEELEFMQDDSVRDDYTPVAEEDDEAEKVTELYEEDDKGKEFKLNEAEDVFEEREEELQLLSRFSPYLDSEEEEKEENVYEPFEAEARKQPEAELDQQPIQEQEASSDSIFELTPESESAEKAPEEVPVEFGVFTPEISFSSQRNEAPAPKAVELFENNQEEEIAEETETAELEVKQEQEPVLEEADESESSPEQAEKKKKKLSKKKSLSITEFLARKEEERHAKLKVCIVQQGETLDQLAERYDITIAQLLRVNHLEANQDVYEGQVLYIPVAVKQK is encoded by the coding sequence TTGTCTCAAGGGAATCTATCGAGTTTGCGATTTTCTTTGGAAGAATCGGTTTGGTTTCAAAAAGGACAGGAAGTCGAAGAGCTAGTATCGATTTCTCTTGACCCAAATATAACGATTCAGGAGAATGAACAGTATGTGACAATTCAGGGCACTCTGGAATTGTCGGGAGAATATAAACGATATCAGACAGAAGAAACTGTAGAAGAAGAAACTGTTTCAGCCGCCCGGTTTATCCATTCCGTTGAAGAACGTGAAGAAGGAATTTGTGAATTTTTGCATCGGTTTCCGGTAGATATCTCCATTCCAAATAACCGCATTCAAAGCGTTTATGATATCGACGTAGTTGTGGAATCGTTTGATTATCTTTTTCCGGAAAGAAGTTGCATGAAATTAACTGCTGATTTAAAAATATCCGGCTTGTACGGCGAACAGCAAAAAGTGCCTGTTTCGGATGAAGAACTTGAATTCATGCAAGACGATTCTGTCCGCGATGATTACACTCCGGTTGCGGAAGAAGATGATGAAGCAGAAAAAGTAACTGAATTATATGAAGAAGACGATAAAGGAAAAGAATTTAAATTAAATGAAGCTGAAGATGTATTTGAAGAACGTGAAGAAGAATTACAGCTCCTTTCCCGATTTTCTCCTTATTTAGATTCGGAAGAAGAGGAAAAAGAAGAAAATGTATATGAACCGTTTGAAGCAGAGGCAAGAAAACAGCCTGAAGCAGAACTGGATCAGCAGCCTATTCAGGAACAGGAAGCCTCTTCAGATTCAATATTTGAATTGACACCGGAAAGCGAAAGTGCCGAAAAAGCGCCAGAAGAAGTGCCTGTAGAATTTGGAGTTTTTACCCCTGAGATTTCTTTTTCTTCACAAAGAAACGAAGCTCCTGCACCAAAAGCAGTAGAACTTTTCGAAAACAATCAAGAGGAAGAAATTGCTGAAGAAACAGAAACAGCAGAATTAGAAGTTAAGCAGGAACAAGAACCTGTTTTAGAGGAAGCGGATGAGAGCGAATCTTCACCGGAGCAAGCAGAGAAGAAAAAAAAGAAACTTTCGAAAAAGAAGTCTCTTTCAATCACAGAGTTTCTCGCGAGAAAAGAAGAGGAAAGGCATGCTAAATTGAAAGTCTGCATTGTTCAGCAGGGTGAAACACTCGACCAGCTAGCCGAACGGTACGACATTACGATTGCCCAATTGCTTCGGGTAAACCATTTGGAAGCTAATCAGGATGTATATGAGGGGCAAGTCCTATATATACCAGTGGCAGTAAAGCAAAAATAA
- the hemA gene encoding glutamyl-tRNA reductase, giving the protein MHILAVGLTYKTAPVEIRERLTFNPANLGDAMKTLKEKKSILENVILSTCNRTEIYAVVDQLHTGRYYIKEFLSEWFGINQDEFSPYLFIYEHDGAIEHLFKVACGLDSMVLGETQILGQVRSSFLLAQEKNTVGTVFNELFKRAVTLAKRAHSETEIGANAVSVSYAAVELAKKIFGSLENKHVLVLGAGKMGELAIQNLYGNGASKVTVINRTYEKAEDLANRFNGQARTLQELQCALVDADILISSTGSNDFVVTKEMMENVEKMRKGKPLFMVDIAVPRDLDPAIAELESVFLYDIDDLEGIVEANMQERKKAAANILIMIEGEIVEFKKWLDMLGVVPVISALREKALGIQAETMKSIERKLPNLTEREKKVLNKHTKSIINQLLKDPILQVKELAGQPDAGHALDLFVKIFNIEELVAEQQEMKAAESNRVMVRSQRASFQS; this is encoded by the coding sequence ATGCATATTCTAGCTGTCGGACTAACTTATAAAACAGCCCCTGTCGAAATCCGTGAGCGTTTGACGTTTAATCCGGCGAACCTTGGGGATGCGATGAAAACACTTAAAGAGAAAAAGAGCATATTGGAAAACGTCATTCTCTCTACGTGTAACCGTACGGAAATATATGCGGTTGTGGATCAGCTCCATACTGGCCGCTATTATATTAAGGAATTTTTGTCTGAATGGTTTGGAATTAATCAAGATGAATTTTCTCCATATTTGTTTATATATGAGCATGACGGTGCAATTGAGCATTTGTTTAAAGTAGCTTGCGGACTGGATTCAATGGTATTGGGCGAGACGCAAATATTGGGACAGGTTCGATCCAGTTTCTTGCTGGCACAAGAAAAAAACACTGTTGGTACGGTATTTAACGAATTATTTAAGCGAGCGGTTACACTTGCCAAGCGTGCCCATTCCGAAACAGAAATCGGTGCAAATGCTGTTTCTGTAAGTTACGCAGCAGTTGAGCTTGCGAAAAAGATTTTTGGTTCTCTTGAAAACAAACACGTACTAGTTTTGGGCGCCGGAAAAATGGGTGAACTTGCCATTCAAAACTTGTATGGGAATGGAGCAAGCAAGGTAACGGTGATCAACCGCACCTATGAGAAAGCGGAAGATCTGGCGAATCGATTCAACGGACAGGCCCGGACACTGCAGGAACTTCAATGCGCACTTGTTGATGCGGATATACTTATCAGTTCAACCGGATCAAATGATTTTGTTGTGACAAAAGAAATGATGGAAAATGTTGAAAAGATGAGAAAAGGAAAGCCGCTGTTTATGGTTGATATCGCTGTTCCGCGTGATTTGGACCCGGCAATTGCCGAACTGGAAAGTGTATTCCTGTATGATATCGATGATCTTGAAGGAATTGTTGAAGCAAATATGCAGGAACGAAAAAAAGCGGCCGCTAACATTTTGATTATGATTGAGGGCGAAATTGTTGAATTCAAGAAGTGGCTTGATATGCTGGGAGTGGTTCCCGTTATTTCGGCGCTCCGCGAAAAAGCGCTCGGCATTCAGGCTGAAACGATGAAAAGCATTGAAAGAAAGTTGCCAAACTTAACTGAACGTGAAAAGAAAGTGCTGAATAAGCATACGAAAAGCATCATCAATCAGCTGCTGAAAGATCCGATTTTGCAAGTTAAGGAGCTTGCGGGACAGCCGGATGCAGGCCATGCACTGGATCTTTTCGTTAAGATCTTTAATATTGAAGAGCTTGTTGCCGAGCAGCAAGAGATGAAAGCAGCTGAATCTAATCGGGTTATGGTTCGTTCACAACGGGCTTCCTTTCAATCATAA
- the hemC gene encoding hydroxymethylbilane synthase, with protein MRKIIVGSRRSKLALTQTNWVIEQLKKLDPSFDFEVKEIVTKGDKILDVTLSKVGGKGLFVKEIEQAMLNKEIDMAVHSMKDMPAVLPEGLMIGCIPEREDHRDALISKNHIPLKELKPGARIGTSSLRRGAQILAKRPDLEIKWIRGNIDTRLAKLETEEYDAIILAAAGLSRMGWASDVVTEFLDTDFCLPAVGQGALAIECRSDDSELLQLFEKLTSDKTSRAVRAERAFLQKMEGGCQVPIAGYAFINDNDEIVLTGLVASPDGKEIYKEQIAGYNAEELGKCVADKLIEKGAKALIEKVKREQESV; from the coding sequence GTGAGAAAAATAATAGTTGGCTCAAGGCGAAGCAAACTGGCACTTACACAAACAAACTGGGTTATCGAGCAATTAAAAAAGCTTGACCCATCTTTTGATTTCGAAGTCAAAGAAATCGTGACAAAAGGGGACAAGATTTTAGATGTTACCCTTTCAAAAGTTGGGGGAAAAGGCTTGTTTGTAAAAGAAATTGAACAAGCAATGCTGAATAAGGAAATTGATATGGCAGTTCACAGTATGAAAGACATGCCTGCAGTTCTTCCTGAAGGCCTTATGATTGGTTGTATTCCTGAACGAGAGGATCATAGGGATGCTCTGATTTCGAAAAATCATATCCCTTTAAAAGAACTAAAACCTGGCGCGAGAATTGGAACAAGCAGTCTGCGCCGGGGGGCTCAGATACTGGCAAAGCGTCCTGATCTGGAAATAAAATGGATACGAGGAAACATTGATACGCGATTGGCGAAACTGGAAACAGAAGAATACGATGCGATCATTTTAGCTGCTGCAGGCTTGTCGAGAATGGGTTGGGCTTCTGATGTTGTAACTGAGTTTTTAGACACGGATTTTTGCCTTCCTGCTGTTGGCCAGGGGGCTTTGGCAATCGAGTGCCGCAGTGATGACAGTGAGCTTCTGCAATTATTTGAAAAATTAACTTCTGATAAAACATCAAGAGCGGTCCGCGCAGAAAGAGCATTTCTGCAAAAAATGGAAGGAGGCTGTCAAGTTCCAATTGCGGGTTATGCTTTTATCAATGACAACGATGAAATCGTTTTGACCGGGCTCGTTGCTTCTCCAGACGGCAAAGAAATTTATAAGGAACAGATTGCCGGCTATAATGCGGAAGAATTAGGGAAATGTGTGGCTGATAAGCTGATTGAAAAAGGGGCCAAAGCTTTAATAGAAAAAGTGAAGCGGGAGCAGGAAAGCGTATGA
- the yihA gene encoding ribosome biogenesis GTP-binding protein YihA/YsxC, producing the protein MKISSAEMVVSAVKPDQYPGEALPEFALAGRSNVGKSSFINKMLNRKNLARTSSKPGKTQTLNFYLINEAFHFVDVPGYGYAKVSKSERAAWGKMIETYFTSREQLKAVVLIVDLRHPPTADDVMMYDFLKHYEIPCIVIATKADKIPKGKWQKHLKITKETLNLDPNDHSVIFSSETGEGKERAWSIIESYM; encoded by the coding sequence ATGAAAATAAGCAGTGCAGAAATGGTTGTTAGTGCGGTAAAGCCTGACCAGTATCCCGGTGAGGCTTTACCTGAATTTGCATTAGCCGGCAGATCGAATGTAGGGAAATCTTCGTTTATCAATAAAATGCTAAACAGGAAAAACTTGGCCAGAACTTCATCGAAACCAGGGAAAACCCAAACATTGAATTTTTACTTAATTAATGAAGCGTTCCATTTTGTCGATGTTCCCGGTTACGGTTATGCAAAAGTTTCAAAAAGCGAGCGTGCAGCATGGGGGAAAATGATTGAAACGTATTTTACTTCAAGAGAACAGCTTAAGGCTGTTGTTTTAATTGTGGATTTGCGGCATCCGCCGACTGCGGATGATGTGATGATGTATGACTTTCTAAAGCATTATGAAATCCCTTGTATCGTCATTGCCACGAAGGCGGATAAAATTCCGAAGGGGAAGTGGCAAAAGCATTTAAAAATAACAAAAGAAACATTAAATTTGGATCCAAATGACCATTCCGTTATTTTTTCATCTGAGACGGGTGAAGGAAAAGAAAGGGCATGGTCCATTATTGAAAGTTATATGTAA
- the ysxE gene encoding spore coat protein YsxE, with protein MIDQSRLKEVAPILRAYQVEPYFVEDFGRVQKIYSNKGVFALKKIPPSNGTDFIRHVQFLYQKGYNRIVPIYPSADGRYAVLHQNHLYYLMPWMPNEERDNQSERNKQLVRELARLHILSAREININKEERKEHYENTLLEWDKEKEFIEGFMETSEKKWYMSPFELQFCLYFHEISQALLFSKRKLEDWYEKTKDQEKARSVLVHGKVSAEHFLFDERGYGYFTNFERSKFGSPFHDLLPFLSRSLNSLPKQGEDNVDLVYTYFKYFPFKEDEMLLFLAYLAHPGKIIRTAENYFKKQARKNERKFVQQFQCNYWQLKNTEYVVMRIEEIEQRKKEAQEKAQE; from the coding sequence ATGATTGATCAAAGTCGATTAAAAGAAGTTGCACCAATTTTACGAGCATATCAAGTTGAACCTTATTTTGTAGAGGATTTTGGCAGAGTCCAAAAGATCTATTCAAATAAGGGCGTTTTCGCTCTTAAAAAGATACCTCCTTCAAACGGCACCGATTTTATCCGCCATGTGCAATTTTTATATCAAAAAGGCTATAACCGGATTGTTCCAATCTATCCTTCTGCTGATGGGCGGTATGCGGTCCTGCATCAAAATCATCTTTATTATTTAATGCCGTGGATGCCTAACGAAGAAAGGGATAACCAATCTGAAAGGAATAAACAGCTTGTCCGGGAATTAGCACGGCTCCATATTTTATCAGCTCGAGAAATAAACATTAATAAAGAAGAACGAAAAGAACATTATGAAAATACATTGCTAGAGTGGGATAAAGAGAAAGAGTTTATTGAAGGGTTTATGGAGACAAGCGAAAAAAAGTGGTACATGTCCCCGTTTGAATTGCAGTTTTGCCTTTACTTCCATGAAATAAGCCAGGCGCTTTTGTTTTCGAAACGAAAGCTGGAAGATTGGTATGAAAAAACAAAAGACCAAGAAAAAGCCCGCTCTGTTTTGGTTCACGGGAAAGTTTCAGCTGAACATTTTCTTTTCGATGAAAGGGGATACGGATATTTTACTAATTTTGAAAGATCGAAGTTCGGCTCTCCCTTTCATGATTTGCTCCCGTTCCTTTCAAGATCATTAAATAGCTTGCCAAAACAGGGTGAAGATAACGTTGACTTGGTTTACACTTATTTTAAATACTTTCCTTTTAAAGAGGACGAGATGCTTTTATTCCTTGCATATCTTGCTCATCCCGGCAAAATCATCCGCACCGCAGAAAATTATTTCAAAAAACAAGCAAGAAAAAATGAACGGAAGTTTGTCCAGCAGTTCCAGTGTAATTATTGGCAATTAAAAAATACGGAGTATGTCGTTATGAGGATTGAAGAAATAGAACAAAGAAAAAAAGAAGCCCAAGAGAAAGCCCAGGAATAG
- a CDS encoding cytochrome c biogenesis protein, with product MFDIYMTRLHELTVILYAFSVLLYFIDFLHNNRKANKVAFWLLAFVWVLQTLFLFLYMLETGRFPVLTIFEGLYFYAWVLITLSLGINRLLRVDFIVFFTNILGFIIIAIHTFAPVQIESEVMAQKLVSELLFIHITMAILSYGAFSISFVFSILYLIQYDLLKRKKWGKRLVRIADLSKLEYMSYVLNVIGVPMLILSLILGMQWAYIKVPDMHWYDTKVIGSFVVLTVYSIYLYLRVAKGLFGKSLALWNIASFLIVLINFFLFGKLSTFHFWYT from the coding sequence ATGTTTGATATTTATATGACAAGGTTGCATGAACTGACCGTTATTCTGTATGCCTTTAGCGTCCTCTTATACTTTATTGATTTTCTTCACAATAACCGGAAGGCGAACAAAGTAGCCTTCTGGTTACTTGCATTTGTATGGGTTTTGCAAACGCTTTTTTTGTTTTTATATATGTTGGAGACTGGAAGATTCCCCGTTCTGACTATATTTGAGGGGCTTTATTTTTATGCGTGGGTTTTAATTACCTTGTCGCTTGGCATCAACCGGTTATTGCGCGTTGATTTTATTGTCTTTTTTACGAATATACTAGGGTTTATCATTATAGCCATTCATACCTTTGCACCAGTACAGATTGAATCCGAAGTGATGGCACAGAAACTCGTTTCAGAACTTCTCTTTATCCATATAACAATGGCTATTTTATCGTACGGGGCATTCTCCATCTCATTTGTGTTTTCGATTCTTTACTTGATTCAATATGATTTGCTCAAAAGGAAAAAGTGGGGGAAAAGACTCGTTCGGATCGCCGATTTATCAAAGCTCGAATATATGTCATATGTATTAAATGTCATCGGGGTACCAATGCTGATATTGAGTCTGATTTTAGGAATGCAGTGGGCATACATAAAAGTTCCTGACATGCATTGGTATGATACAAAAGTGATCGGGTCGTTTGTTGTCCTGACAGTTTACAGTATTTATCTTTATTTGCGGGTAGCGAAAGGATTGTTCGGTAAATCTCTTGCCCTCTGGAACATTGCTTCATTTTTGATTGTTTTGATTAACTTTTTCCTTTTCGGAAAATTGTCAACATTCCATTTTTGGTATACGTAA
- a CDS encoding uroporphyrinogen-III synthase, producing MSQSLPLRGKSVLIPRGKNHSKSFAELVRDYGGIPVEIPLIAFRPVSETEAIREILRNLDTYDWIIFTSSVTVDIFFSFLGDGKIVSKIAVIGEKTEQTLNEKGYKADFRPSEYVAERFVNEFLPYVMKGLRILLPKGSLARDYIASSLQERGAYVEEVVIYETYFPETSRTQLVDIIQDGKLDILTFTSSSTVSHFMKIVQENNSFEKIKDCIVACIGPVTAEKASSLGLKVDVVPKIFTIEEMVKGIVKYIEINN from the coding sequence ATGAGTCAATCTCTTCCTTTACGAGGTAAAAGCGTTTTAATTCCAAGAGGGAAAAATCACTCAAAATCCTTTGCAGAGCTTGTAAGAGACTATGGAGGAATTCCGGTAGAAATACCTCTTATTGCCTTTCGTCCTGTTTCTGAAACAGAAGCAATCCGAGAGATATTAAGAAATTTGGATACCTATGATTGGATTATCTTTACGAGCAGTGTTACTGTTGATATTTTCTTTTCATTCTTAGGTGACGGAAAGATTGTTTCAAAGATTGCTGTAATCGGGGAAAAAACGGAACAAACTCTGAATGAGAAAGGCTATAAAGCGGACTTTCGGCCCTCTGAATATGTAGCCGAGAGATTCGTTAATGAGTTTTTGCCATATGTAATGAAAGGGTTAAGGATTTTGCTTCCTAAAGGGAGCTTAGCAAGGGATTATATTGCTTCTTCCCTGCAGGAAAGAGGAGCATATGTCGAAGAAGTTGTCATCTATGAAACATATTTTCCTGAAACGAGCCGTACGCAACTGGTAGATATCATACAGGACGGGAAACTGGATATACTGACATTTACGAGTTCATCGACAGTTAGTCATTTTATGAAAATTGTTCAAGAGAACAATAGTTTTGAAAAAATAAAAGATTGTATTGTCGCCTGTATTGGCCCTGTAACGGCAGAAAAAGCTTCCTCTCTCGGACTTAAAGTAGATGTTGTTCCGAAAATTTTTACAATCGAGGAAATGGTGAAAGGTATTGTGAAGTATATTGAAATTAACAATTAA
- the hemB gene encoding porphobilinogen synthase — MNLQFTRHRRLRQTANMRALVRENFLRLEDLIYPLFIVEGNDIKNEVSSMPGVFQMSLDHLHEEMTEVVSLGIKSVLLFGIPAEKDEFGKEAYHDHGIVQEAIRYIKKHFPDIIVIADTCLCEYTSHGHCGVIEGEKVLNDPSLDLLAKTAVSQAKAGADIIAPSNMMDGFVSAIRHGLDEAGFENVPIMSYAVKYASSFYGPFRDAADSTPQFGDRKTYQMDPANRLEALREAESDTLEGADFLIVKPGMPYLDIVRDVKNNFKLPVVIYNVSGEYSMVKAAAQNGWIDEKNVVMEMLTGMKRAGADLIITYHAKDAARWLREQ, encoded by the coding sequence ATGAATCTTCAATTTACCCGGCATCGCCGTCTGAGACAAACAGCTAATATGCGCGCGCTTGTCCGAGAAAACTTTTTGCGATTGGAAGATTTAATCTACCCGCTATTTATTGTGGAAGGAAACGATATAAAAAATGAAGTCTCATCTATGCCCGGAGTTTTTCAAATGTCCCTCGATCACCTTCACGAAGAAATGACTGAAGTAGTGAGCCTTGGAATTAAATCGGTTTTGCTTTTTGGCATTCCGGCGGAAAAAGATGAGTTCGGAAAAGAAGCGTATCATGATCACGGGATTGTTCAAGAAGCAATCCGTTATATTAAAAAGCATTTTCCGGATATTATTGTAATCGCAGACACTTGCCTGTGTGAATATACAAGCCATGGCCACTGCGGCGTAATTGAAGGAGAAAAAGTATTAAACGATCCTTCTCTTGATCTGCTTGCGAAAACAGCCGTAAGCCAGGCTAAGGCCGGTGCTGATATTATTGCTCCTTCAAACATGATGGACGGTTTTGTTTCTGCGATCCGTCATGGCCTGGATGAAGCCGGTTTTGAAAATGTTCCGATTATGTCATACGCGGTAAAATATGCTTCATCTTTTTATGGGCCGTTCCGTGATGCTGCTGACAGCACACCGCAATTCGGCGACCGAAAAACTTACCAGATGGATCCTGCCAACAGGCTTGAAGCGCTTCGGGAAGCTGAATCCGATACACTAGAAGGCGCAGATTTTCTGATTGTAAAGCCGGGTATGCCATACTTGGACATTGTACGTGACGTCAAAAACAACTTTAAACTGCCTGTTGTGATTTATAACGTTAGTGGTGAATATTCAATGGTGAAAGCAGCTGCCCAAAATGGCTGGATTGATGAGAAAAATGTAGTAATGGAAATGTTAACGGGAATGAAACGTGCGGGTGCGGACTTGATTATTACATACCATGCCAAAGATGCAGCCCGCTGGCTGAGAGAACAATAA
- the hemL gene encoding glutamate-1-semialdehyde 2,1-aminomutase, whose product MRSYEKSISAFKEAQTLMPGGVNSPVRAFKSVKMDPIFMAKGKGSKIYDIDGNEYIDYVLSWGPLILGHSNDRVVEAIKKVAELGTSFGAPTLIENELAKLVKERVPSIEIIRMVSSGTEATMSALRLARGFTGRNKILKFEGCYHGHGDSLLIKAGSGVATLGLPDSPGVPEGVAKNTITVPYNDLEGVKYAFEQFGEDIAGVIVEPVAGNMGVVPPLPGFLEGLREITTEYGALLIFDEVMTGFRVGYNCAQGYFGITPDITCLGKVIGGGLPVGAYGGKAEIMERIAPSGPIYQAGTLSGNPLAMTAGYETLSQLTPDSYKEFERKADKLEEGFRRAAEKYEIPHTINRAGSMIGFFFTNEEVINYEKAKTSNLDYFAAFYKEMANEGVFLPPSQFEGLFLSTAHTDEDIEKTIHAAEKAFSKIRG is encoded by the coding sequence ATGCGCTCTTACGAAAAATCGATTTCCGCTTTTAAAGAAGCTCAAACCTTAATGCCGGGCGGAGTGAACAGTCCTGTACGCGCTTTTAAATCGGTAAAAATGGATCCGATTTTTATGGCAAAAGGGAAGGGCTCAAAAATTTATGATATTGATGGAAATGAATATATTGATTACGTTCTTTCATGGGGCCCGCTTATTCTAGGGCATTCAAATGACCGTGTCGTAGAAGCCATTAAGAAAGTCGCGGAGCTTGGAACAAGCTTTGGTGCACCGACACTAATTGAAAACGAGCTGGCAAAACTTGTGAAAGAACGGGTTCCGTCTATCGAAATCATCAGGATGGTTTCTTCCGGAACAGAAGCAACGATGAGTGCTCTTCGCCTGGCACGAGGGTTTACCGGAAGAAATAAGATTTTAAAATTTGAAGGCTGCTATCATGGGCATGGCGACTCCCTATTAATTAAAGCAGGTTCAGGTGTGGCGACGCTAGGTCTTCCTGACAGCCCGGGGGTACCTGAAGGGGTAGCCAAAAATACGATTACTGTTCCTTATAATGATCTTGAAGGCGTAAAATACGCCTTCGAACAATTCGGTGAAGATATTGCCGGAGTCATTGTGGAACCTGTTGCCGGCAATATGGGCGTCGTTCCGCCGCTTCCGGGATTTTTAGAAGGTTTGCGGGAAATTACAACCGAATACGGAGCATTGTTAATTTTTGATGAAGTAATGACAGGCTTCCGCGTAGGATATAACTGTGCACAAGGGTATTTCGGCATTACACCTGACATCACATGTTTGGGAAAAGTTATCGGCGGAGGACTTCCTGTAGGTGCATATGGAGGAAAAGCGGAAATTATGGAACGAATCGCTCCTAGCGGCCCTATTTATCAGGCTGGCACTCTTTCCGGAAATCCGCTGGCAATGACGGCAGGTTATGAAACACTAAGCCAGCTGACTCCTGATTCTTATAAAGAATTTGAACGGAAAGCTGACAAGCTTGAAGAAGGATTTAGAAGAGCTGCAGAGAAATATGAAATTCCGCATACGATTAATCGAGCCGGATCAATGATTGGTTTCTTCTTTACAAATGAAGAAGTAATCAATTATGAAAAAGCAAAAACATCAAATTTAGATTATTTTGCAGCATTTTATAAAGAAATGGCAAACGAAGGCGTCTTCTTGCCTCCATCCCAATTTGAAGGTCTGTTTTTATCAACAGCCCATACCGATGAAGATATTGAAAAGACTATTCACGCTGCTGAAAAAGCATTTTCCAAAATAAGGGGATAA